The region CTCTCCTGGTTCCTTCCCATCTCCGGGGAGTCCCAGAAGGTAAGTGACTGGTCAGCCATGCAGAAGGGCTTGATTCCTGGACAGGTGGGGAGCTCTGGAGCCATGGGCTTCTATTCATCCTGCCACCCACCACAGAGCCCTTCTGTGGGCAGGCCCATGTGCCCAGCTGGCTGAAGGGGCTCCCTGCTGTGTGCTCTCAGGTCATCCTCTGGCTGTAGGAGTCTCTCTTCCACCTGACAAGTTGTAGGCTACAGTTTCTGTTCCATATACCTTCTCTAGTTCCATTTCCCTTGTATTTGAATGACAGTCTGTACCACTGAGAGTTTCAGAGTCCCCGTTCCCAACCTGGTATTTGGTGGGTGCTGACTTGAAAACTGCATTTGAAaacttttgttttgtcttcttcctttcctgccaTTCCCAGTGTGGTGAAAAAGGACACTACGCCAACAGATGCACCAAAGGGCACTTGGCCTTTCTCAGTGGACAGTGACAGCAGCTGGAGACAGCTCAGAACAGCCCAGGGGGCCCCATTTGGGGGACCACGCTGGGCCCTCCTCGGGAGTGTGCATTTAACTGTTCAATGCCAGTGCTAGTGCGACTCTGGCTGGAGCTGGCAGGCAAGCACACTGGGGTTTATCAGTGCAAGGGGCTATGTCTGTCAGTTTCCCTATCattttgctgtaattttttttttttaaaaaagaagggacATGTGCTCCATTTCTGTCCCTCAAGTCAGCATCATGTTTGTCTAGGCATCAACACTTCCTGTCTGGGACTTCCTGAACACCGCCctctggagaggggaggaagtTGCAGGGAAGAGCTTGTGCTAAGCAGTTCTGTATGAAAGACAGCCCTTCCCCTCAGTCCTCATTAAACACCAGTTCTTGGTGACCCCAAGGTCTGGTGGGTCATTAAAACTGCAGCTAGGTCATGCCTGCTTCCTCCATGTCCTGCTGAACTCAGAAGCTGTGCCTATCAATGTGATTTGAACAAGGCAGCCCTTGAGGGCAAACTCAAGTGGACTTGTTGCCTCAGCCTAGTCCAGTTCCAAGGTAGGAGCAATAGAGAGGAGAGGTGCCGGGCTCTCAAGTGTGAGGGTCTTTTTCCTCTGGGTTTATTTTCTTGGGCACATGCTTGACAGTGGTTAAGGTATACCTTAAACTGGAGCTGCAGACAACCCTTTAAATAGATGACGCAGTCCACCTTTGCACCTACCTCCTGCCCCATCAAGTGTCTGCTGTCACTGGGACACGTTTGGCCTGTGGAGATTGCCCTAAGCCTGGAAATGGGAAACCACCTGGAACCTGCTGGGCAAGGGGGCCTATCCAAGTTCAATTATAAGAACAATTTTTATGAGGTTGATTAAAGCTTGTTTTTTAAGCTGTGTCTCATTACTTAAGACACTCCATGCCAAGGAAAGGGTCTTGCTAGTGGCTGCACTAGCTGCCCAGCACAAAGCTTTGACATTGGTGCCTGCTTGTCCCCTTTCAACAAATGACTCTCCAGAAGGGAAGGAATGCTGCCAACAAAAGGTCTTTTTCCTGGCAGCTAGAAGTCTGGAAGCTTGAATTTTGGGACAGCTGACTGGCAGGTCTTGTTTCATCTCAAATGTTGGATGTTACTCAAATTTGGGTATCTCACCCTCTTCTACTCTGTGTAGTGTATAGGCTCACCATACATCCCCCCCATAAGAATCTGGTTATGGCCTTCGTGTCACTTTCTAAAGACCTTTGATGAGGACAGGTAAGAGTACTGGatgcaggggtgtctaaccttttggcatctgggccacaagaagagttatcttgagccacacgttaaatacactaacaaaaactgatgagcaaaataaaggttttaagtaaatgtacgattttgtgttgggctgtattCGTGGCCACCctaggccacaggttggacacccctggataaGGCTTTCAGGGCCTGTGCTTTTCCTCCTCTGGATTGTCCCACTGACCTTCCTTCAAGCATAATACTCCTGGGTAATGCAGAACATGGTGGGAAAGGCAATCTTGGAAGTCAGGAGCTTCTGCTTTATACAGTAAAAGTGTCAGGTGACAAAAGGCCAAAAGTGCTTAGGACACTCAAGGCAGAGCAGGGAAACACTTGGAACTGTAATGCTCAGTGATCCCCTCACCCACTGAGCTGATGAGTGATGTAGGTGCCCATGGCATCATGGCTCAAAGGCCAGGACTAACAGTCCCCCTTTGGGAGTGGTAAAGCAATCTTACCCCATCCTGTGCAAGGGGACCGGGAGTGCAGGGAAATGGCCAAAGCAGTGAAGCAGCCCAGTACCAGTCATCTTTTATTAGGCATGAGTTATAATATGAAAGGATTCAGAGGTGCTGTGCAAAGACAATGGTCAGGAATATGGAGTCCCCAGTGGGTCCTCTTCAGTGGTACTTGCGTCGCCGCTCATGTTCTGAAGTTAGAAAAGCAGAAAGTTAAGTTTCTTAAAATGTGCAGTGAAAGCACAAGATGAGAAAGAGAACATTAGGCTACTACAATCACATAGAGCCATCCTAAGAACTTTCAGGAAATGACCCAGAACCCAACTGCTGACCTGGAGACAAGAAGGCATCTCAGATGCTCATCTGCCCCCTGGCCAGCCTCTTCCTTCCCAGATGGAACACCCACTCAGACAAACAGCCATACACCCAATCAGTGGCCACCGATGACACTTTCTAGGACCACCCACTGGAGAAGCTCCTTGGGTCTCAGGACCGGAAACAGCTACACTTTCCCAGAGCACTGCACAGACACCAGACTatcccacttccttccctctctgcatGAGCTGCTTTCTTAATGAAGCCAAATTTCCCATCAGCCTTTGGCAGAATGCTTCCTAAGTACTACCTTTACCCCAGCTTCATCTTATTTTTCCTGTGTATGTTCTCTTTGCCACaattttctcacttaaaataGTATCCTAAGTACTACATTCTGGTAAGTCCCTCCACTTCTTCAGCTGTCAGTAAAATGATGGACTTCTAAATCTGACAATGAACCAATGCCACCCCCTCACAGGAAACCCCACTGAAGACAAGGTAACACAAGAGACACTTACTGAGTTCCTTATAAGAGCGGCAGTAGTTAAAAAGCACGTAAGCTGCCAGCACCATAGAAACTCCAGCAACATTCCCTTTCTTCACATTGACGTACTTGTTGTAATACCGGTAGTAACCTGCAAACAGAGGAGGTCACTAACCTGCTTTGCTGTGAATGTTTCACATAGTGTGCAAAGTCGAGTCTGGTAAATTCAGAGACCCAGTTCTGCTCTGGCTCTTTAAGCCACTGACCCTACATTCACAGGTTGATAAAGGGAAAAGCACAAATGCCCCACAGAGTCTTGTGTCCCCACAAGCCCAGGAGAA is a window of Desmodus rotundus isolate HL8 chromosome 1, HLdesRot8A.1, whole genome shotgun sequence DNA encoding:
- the ATP5MF gene encoding ATP synthase subunit f, mitochondrial, translating into MASAVPLKEKRLLDVKLGELPSWILMRDFTPKGIGGAFQRGYYRYYNKYVNVKKGNVAGVSMVLAAYVLFNYCRSYKELKHERRRKYH